Proteins encoded together in one Streptomyces sp. B1I3 window:
- the serC gene encoding phosphoserine transaminase, whose amino-acid sequence MADIQIPADIKPADGRFGAGPSKVRTEALDALAATGTSLLGTSHRQAPVKNLVGEVRDGVRSLFSLPEGYEVILGNGGSTAFWDVATHGLIESKSQHLNFGEFSSKFAKAAKLAPWLADPTVIASDPGTHPDPEAEAGVDVYALTHNETSTGVAAPVKRVAGADEGSLVLVDATSGAGGLPVDITETDVYYFAPQKSFASDGGLWIGVFSPAALDRAARVHASGRHVPEFFSLPTAIDNSLKNQTYNTPALATLFLLNEQLKWMNTQGGLDFTTGRTAASSQALYGWAEESKYATPFVTDPAKRSQVIGTIDFEDGIDAAAVAKVLRANGIVDTEPYRKLGRNQLRVAMFPAIDPADVQALTACIDYVIDKL is encoded by the coding sequence GTGGCCGACATCCAGATTCCCGCTGACATCAAGCCCGCCGACGGACGATTCGGCGCCGGGCCCTCCAAGGTGCGGACGGAGGCGCTCGACGCGCTGGCCGCCACCGGCACCTCTCTTCTCGGTACGTCCCACCGCCAGGCCCCGGTCAAGAACCTGGTCGGCGAGGTGCGGGACGGCGTGCGCAGCCTCTTCTCCCTCCCCGAGGGTTACGAGGTCATCCTGGGCAACGGCGGATCCACCGCCTTCTGGGACGTCGCGACGCACGGTCTCATCGAGTCGAAGTCCCAGCACCTGAACTTCGGCGAGTTCTCGTCCAAGTTCGCGAAGGCCGCCAAGCTCGCCCCGTGGCTGGCCGACCCGACCGTCATCGCCTCCGACCCGGGCACCCACCCGGACCCGGAGGCCGAGGCGGGCGTCGACGTCTACGCGCTGACGCACAACGAGACCTCCACGGGTGTCGCGGCCCCCGTCAAGCGGGTCGCGGGCGCCGACGAGGGCTCCCTCGTCCTGGTGGACGCCACCTCCGGCGCGGGCGGCCTCCCGGTCGACATCACCGAGACCGACGTCTACTACTTCGCCCCGCAGAAGTCCTTCGCCTCCGACGGCGGTCTGTGGATCGGCGTGTTCTCCCCGGCGGCCCTGGACCGCGCCGCGCGTGTCCACGCCTCCGGCAGGCACGTCCCGGAGTTCTTCTCGCTGCCCACGGCGATCGACAACTCCCTGAAGAACCAGACGTACAACACCCCGGCGCTGGCCACCCTCTTCCTGCTGAACGAGCAGCTGAAGTGGATGAACACCCAGGGCGGCCTGGACTTCACCACCGGTCGCACGGCGGCCTCCTCGCAGGCTCTGTACGGCTGGGCCGAGGAGTCCAAGTACGCCACGCCGTTCGTCACCGACCCGGCGAAGCGTTCACAGGTCATCGGCACCATCGACTTCGAGGACGGCATCGACGCGGCGGCGGTCGCGAAGGTGCTCCGCGCCAACGGGATCGTGGACACGGAGCCGTACCGCAAGCTGGGCCGCAACCAGCTGCGCGTCGCCATGTTCCCGGCGATCGACCCGGCGGACGTCCAGGCGCTCACCGCCTGCATCGACTACGTGATCGACAAGCTGTAA
- a CDS encoding DinB family protein → MTKTVPYTGGEKESLHASLDRHRDVVLWKLEGLDDEQLRRPMTPTGTNLLGLVKHLAAVEYGWFCSTFGRGTEDFWFDPYKDDMTIAPDETTGQILDFYARARAAADRSIEETDLDTTGTSWNGTTVSMRWVLVHMLEDVVRHAGHMDIVRELIDGSTGSHPAS, encoded by the coding sequence ATGACGAAGACCGTGCCGTACACCGGCGGCGAGAAGGAATCCCTGCACGCGAGCCTCGACCGGCACCGTGACGTGGTGCTGTGGAAGCTGGAGGGGCTGGACGACGAGCAGTTGCGCAGGCCGATGACCCCGACGGGGACGAACCTGCTGGGCCTGGTCAAGCATCTGGCCGCCGTCGAATACGGCTGGTTCTGCAGCACGTTCGGGCGCGGGACCGAGGACTTCTGGTTCGACCCGTACAAGGACGACATGACGATCGCCCCGGACGAGACGACCGGGCAGATCCTCGACTTCTACGCCCGCGCCCGCGCCGCCGCCGACCGGTCGATCGAGGAGACGGACCTGGACACCACGGGCACCTCCTGGAACGGCACGACCGTGTCCATGCGCTGGGTGCTCGTCCACATGCTGGAGGACGTGGTGCGGCACGCCGGCCACATGGACATCGTCCGCGAGCTGATCGACGGGTCGACGGGCTCCCATCCCGCTTCCTGA
- a CDS encoding GNAT family N-acetyltransferase, which yields MQAEPFSTPRLDAIPLDPVHAEEMAVVLADPALYAYTGGAPQDPDALRARYERQTAGSPDPGELWWNWVLRVRDDGRLAGYVQATVRGERAEVAWVVGAGRQGRGYAKEAAEALVGHLLGVGVRTVVAHIHPGHAASAAVAGAAGLAPTREWEDGEVRWRRDAP from the coding sequence ATGCAGGCCGAGCCCTTCTCCACACCCCGCCTGGACGCGATACCGCTCGACCCCGTGCACGCGGAGGAGATGGCGGTGGTCCTCGCCGATCCCGCGCTGTACGCGTACACGGGAGGCGCCCCGCAGGACCCGGACGCACTGCGCGCCCGCTACGAACGCCAGACCGCCGGTTCGCCGGACCCCGGCGAACTGTGGTGGAACTGGGTGCTCCGGGTGCGCGACGACGGCCGCCTGGCCGGATACGTCCAGGCCACCGTGCGCGGTGAACGGGCCGAGGTCGCCTGGGTGGTGGGGGCGGGCCGGCAGGGCAGGGGCTACGCGAAGGAGGCGGCGGAGGCACTGGTCGGACACCTCCTGGGCGTTGGCGTCCGCACCGTCGTCGCCCACATCCACCCCGGCCACGCCGCGTCCGCCGCCGTGGCCGGGGCGGCCGGGCTGGCGCCGACGCGGGAGTGGGAGGACGGCGAGGTGCGCTGGCGCCGGGACGCGCCCTGA
- a CDS encoding PPOX class F420-dependent oxidoreductase, with product METISELEPFVKQYTVLLSSRRPDGSAAHTPVSIAVEGDHAYVRTFASAWKVDRMRNHPVVDISPCTVRGAPTGPPMKAWARLLQPGSKEDTHAARTLSRKYPALHGVVVPLTHRLKRDRTLHYELRPCSQER from the coding sequence ATGGAGACGATCAGTGAACTGGAGCCGTTCGTGAAGCAGTACACCGTCCTGCTCAGCAGTCGCCGGCCGGACGGATCGGCCGCCCACACCCCTGTCAGCATCGCCGTCGAGGGCGATCACGCCTACGTCCGCACCTTCGCCTCGGCGTGGAAGGTGGACCGCATGCGCAACCACCCCGTGGTGGACATCTCCCCGTGCACCGTGCGGGGCGCACCGACGGGCCCGCCCATGAAGGCCTGGGCGCGGCTCCTGCAGCCCGGGTCGAAGGAGGACACCCACGCCGCCCGGACACTTTCCCGCAAGTACCCGGCGCTGCACGGCGTGGTCGTTCCCCTCACCCACCGGCTGAAGCGCGACCGGACCCTGCACTACGAGCTGCGGCCCTGCTCGCAGGAGCGCTGA
- a CDS encoding WD40 repeat domain-containing protein codes for MRSLLAASAAALLLVAAAPAVADDGDGADRTFTIEDPRITESSGLAASRLHPGVYWTHNDSEDGPYVYAVDSRTGKTVATITMRGVGEPRDVEAISLGPDGNLYVGDIGDNLDGSWDHVWIYRFPEPVKLADATVRATQFDVTYADGPRDAEAMMVHPKTGRVYIASKNEDGGGLYEGPAKLATGGNNVFRRVGEVPWVTDGAFSPDGKELVLRSYFSTRGYAFANGRLGADHRVTVPLQGQAESVTYTSDGSAMMFGSEGERSEVVRVEVEGGGRGGGTSPSSDGGGGSSSGASGSGGDGSQKITVTGGALLLAVAAVAVIGFRRRRG; via the coding sequence ATGAGATCGCTGCTCGCCGCCTCCGCCGCCGCCCTCCTGCTCGTCGCGGCGGCACCCGCCGTGGCGGACGACGGGGACGGGGCCGACCGCACCTTCACCATCGAGGACCCCCGGATCACCGAGTCCAGCGGCCTTGCCGCCAGCCGCCTGCACCCGGGCGTCTACTGGACGCACAACGACAGCGAGGACGGGCCGTACGTCTACGCCGTCGACTCCCGGACCGGGAAGACCGTCGCGACGATCACCATGCGAGGGGTGGGGGAGCCCCGGGACGTGGAGGCGATATCCCTGGGACCGGACGGCAATCTGTACGTCGGTGACATCGGCGACAACCTCGACGGGTCCTGGGACCACGTCTGGATCTACCGCTTCCCCGAGCCCGTGAAGCTCGCGGACGCCACGGTGCGGGCGACGCAGTTCGACGTGACGTACGCCGACGGGCCGCGCGACGCCGAGGCGATGATGGTCCATCCCAAGACCGGGCGGGTCTACATCGCCTCCAAGAACGAGGACGGCGGCGGGCTCTACGAGGGGCCCGCGAAGCTCGCCACCGGCGGGAACAACGTGTTCCGGCGCGTGGGCGAGGTGCCGTGGGTGACGGACGGGGCGTTTTCCCCGGACGGGAAGGAGCTGGTGCTCCGTTCCTACTTCAGCACCCGCGGTTACGCCTTCGCGAACGGGCGGCTCGGCGCCGACCACCGGGTGACCGTGCCGCTCCAGGGACAGGCCGAGTCGGTGACGTACACGTCGGACGGCTCGGCGATGATGTTCGGCTCCGAGGGGGAACGGAGCGAAGTGGTGCGCGTGGAGGTCGAGGGCGGGGGGCGCGGCGGCGGCACGTCACCCTCCTCGGACGGGGGCGGTGGATCGTCGTCCGGGGCGAGCGGGAGCGGCGGCGACGGCTCCCAGAAGATCACCGTGACCGGGGGCGCCCTGTTGCTGGCGGTCGCCGCCGTGGCCGTGATCGGGTTCAGGAGGCGGCGCGGGTAG
- a CDS encoding GDSL-type esterase/lipase family protein, giving the protein MRFLFVGDSMTIGRSGDFTWRYRMWQHLEATLGAGGYTITGPRTELYDTEANAPLSHAYGDPAFPAPARRHLAGWGEGWLHMAPVVADAVAAARADVLLVSLGLIDLGFYTGSEQTAVNTRAFVTAARAANPNVKMVILPVIPNIRAESDALFAAECERFNLLLAEAVADLDTPRSPLVLASHPADYDIHTDTYDGTHPGPTGEHRLAGAFADAMHQAWAVGGPYAGALAAA; this is encoded by the coding sequence ATGCGTTTTCTCTTCGTCGGCGACTCCATGACCATCGGGCGCTCCGGCGATTTCACCTGGCGCTACCGCATGTGGCAGCACCTCGAAGCCACCCTCGGCGCCGGTGGGTACACGATCACGGGCCCGCGCACCGAGTTGTACGACACCGAGGCGAACGCCCCGCTCTCCCACGCGTACGGCGACCCGGCCTTCCCCGCACCCGCGCGGCGCCACCTGGCCGGCTGGGGCGAGGGCTGGCTGCACATGGCGCCTGTCGTCGCGGACGCCGTGGCGGCTGCCCGCGCCGACGTCCTGCTCGTCTCGCTCGGCCTGATAGACCTCGGCTTCTACACCGGCAGCGAACAGACGGCCGTGAACACCCGGGCCTTCGTGACGGCGGCCCGTGCCGCGAACCCGAACGTCAAGATGGTGATCCTCCCCGTCATACCGAACATCCGGGCCGAGTCCGACGCCCTCTTCGCCGCCGAGTGCGAGCGCTTCAACCTGCTCCTGGCCGAGGCCGTCGCCGATCTGGACACCCCCCGTTCCCCCCTCGTGCTGGCCTCGCACCCGGCGGACTACGACATCCACACGGACACCTACGACGGCACCCATCCGGGCCCCACCGGCGAGCACCGGCTGGCCGGGGCCTTCGCGGACGCGATGCACCAGGCCTGGGCCGTGGGCGGCCCGTACGCGGGAGCCCTGGCGGCCGCCTGA
- a CDS encoding endonuclease/exonuclease/phosphatase family protein yields MTEPGTSPSAWGWKRGRVLASLAVVAACPPVFHAAVPNAPGRVGSLLETFLPWFGLSIPLLLVPALVRRSYLATAALVLPVAAWAGVFGGLLLPGDAGAEGQLTVLQHNVSDVNPDPAATARALAGAGADLVALEELTPSALPEYEAALAAGLPHHATRGTVGLWSKYPLTDVRLVDLRPRGVGEGWNRGLRATALTPQGKVAVHVAHLPSVRLGPGSGFASGLRDESAVLLGKAIAAEPLDRVVLLGDLNSTVDDRGLSPVVSQMNHPESGFAFSWPAALPLARIDQVLARSATVTHIRSLPAAGSDHLPVAARISLGRRDT; encoded by the coding sequence ATGACGGAACCGGGGACCAGCCCCTCGGCCTGGGGCTGGAAGCGAGGGCGCGTCCTGGCGTCGCTCGCCGTGGTGGCCGCCTGTCCTCCGGTCTTCCACGCCGCCGTACCCAATGCCCCCGGCCGGGTGGGCAGCCTGCTGGAAACGTTCCTCCCCTGGTTCGGGCTGTCCATCCCTCTCCTGTTGGTCCCGGCTCTCGTGCGCCGCTCGTACCTCGCAACGGCCGCGCTGGTACTGCCCGTTGCCGCATGGGCCGGTGTCTTCGGGGGACTTCTGCTCCCCGGTGACGCCGGGGCGGAAGGCCAACTCACCGTGCTCCAGCACAACGTCAGCGACGTGAACCCCGATCCGGCGGCCACCGCCCGGGCGTTGGCGGGGGCCGGGGCCGACCTCGTCGCCCTGGAGGAGCTGACCCCGTCCGCCCTTCCGGAGTACGAAGCGGCGCTGGCCGCAGGGCTTCCTCATCACGCGACCAGGGGGACGGTCGGGCTCTGGTCGAAGTACCCCCTGACGGACGTGCGCCTGGTGGACCTCAGGCCCCGGGGAGTCGGTGAGGGCTGGAACCGCGGGCTGCGGGCCACCGCCCTGACACCGCAGGGCAAGGTCGCCGTCCACGTCGCCCACCTGCCGTCGGTCCGTCTCGGGCCGGGCAGCGGGTTCGCTTCCGGGCTGCGCGACGAGAGCGCCGTCCTCCTCGGGAAAGCCATCGCCGCCGAGCCCCTGGACCGGGTCGTACTCCTCGGTGACCTCAACAGCACGGTGGACGACCGGGGCCTCTCCCCGGTCGTCTCACAGATGAACCACCCGGAATCGGGGTTCGCGTTCAGCTGGCCGGCCGCCCTCCCCCTGGCCCGTATCGACCAGGTCCTGGCCCGGTCCGCGACGGTCACCCACATCCGGTCGCTGCCCGCGGCGGGGAGCGACCACCTGCCCGTCGCCGCCCGCATAAGCCTCGGGCGACGCGACACCTGA
- a CDS encoding TetR/AcrR family transcriptional regulator, giving the protein MTPGPSATADTNRDRILAAAMRLLAEGGREAVSTRAVSAAAGVQAPTLYRLFGDKQGLLDAVAAHGFATYLSSKVALAPSADPVEDLRAGWDLHVGFGLANPALYSLMYGDPRPGASSPAARAAIEVLAGHVRRIAEAGRLRVDEQRAAHLVHAAGGGTALALLAMPEDRRDLGLSVLAREAVITAITTDTPAVAEPGPAGAAVALRAALPQTSALTANERALLAEWLDRIAARAR; this is encoded by the coding sequence ATGACGCCCGGACCTTCCGCCACCGCGGACACCAACCGCGACCGCATCCTCGCCGCCGCCATGCGGCTCCTCGCCGAGGGCGGGCGCGAGGCGGTGTCGACCCGGGCGGTGAGCGCGGCGGCCGGTGTCCAGGCACCGACCCTCTACCGGCTCTTCGGGGACAAACAGGGCCTGCTCGACGCGGTGGCGGCCCACGGTTTCGCCACCTACCTGAGCAGCAAGGTCGCCCTGGCGCCCAGCGCCGACCCGGTGGAGGACCTGCGCGCCGGCTGGGACCTGCACGTCGGCTTCGGACTGGCCAACCCGGCCCTGTACTCGCTCATGTACGGAGATCCCCGCCCCGGCGCGTCCTCGCCCGCGGCCCGCGCCGCCATAGAGGTCCTGGCCGGTCACGTCCGCCGGATCGCCGAGGCCGGCCGGCTACGGGTGGACGAGCAGCGTGCCGCACACCTCGTCCACGCCGCCGGCGGCGGTACGGCACTCGCTCTGCTCGCCATGCCGGAGGACCGCCGCGACCTCGGACTGTCCGTGCTGGCCCGCGAAGCCGTCATCACCGCGATCACGACGGACACCCCTGCCGTGGCCGAACCGGGCCCGGCCGGAGCGGCGGTCGCCCTGCGCGCGGCGCTCCCGCAGACCTCCGCACTGACGGCCAACGAGCGCGCGCTGCTCGCGGAGTGGCTGGACCGCATCGCCGCCCGGGCCAGATAA
- a CDS encoding TetR/AcrR family transcriptional regulator, producing MVDVSVDQVTGTVDKARTRARERLLGAGLELFGVYGFAQTSERALCETAGVPEEVLREEFGSREGVLTALHNQVTTNGLRAAERALLSEGMDDCPMAERFRRLFDAYVSAVTRDLREARVTFVEVLGVSPAVDEHCKRWRDLWADFLTGEAERAAVRGEAEERDHRVVVMVMVGTVHELMAHHARRPRRARPEEVSAELTQLGLAMLGTESAG from the coding sequence GTGGTGGATGTCTCGGTGGATCAGGTGACCGGCACGGTCGACAAGGCACGTACGCGGGCCCGCGAGCGACTCCTCGGGGCGGGGCTGGAGCTGTTCGGCGTGTACGGCTTCGCGCAGACGTCGGAGCGGGCGCTGTGCGAGACGGCCGGGGTGCCTGAGGAGGTGCTCCGGGAGGAGTTCGGTTCCCGGGAAGGGGTGCTGACCGCCCTGCACAACCAGGTCACGACCAACGGGCTGCGGGCCGCCGAGCGGGCCCTGCTCTCGGAGGGGATGGACGACTGTCCGATGGCCGAGCGCTTCCGGCGCCTGTTCGACGCGTACGTGTCCGCGGTGACGCGGGACCTGCGTGAGGCCCGGGTGACGTTCGTCGAGGTACTGGGCGTGAGCCCGGCGGTCGACGAGCACTGCAAGCGGTGGCGCGACCTGTGGGCCGACTTCCTGACCGGTGAGGCCGAGCGCGCCGCGGTGCGCGGCGAGGCGGAGGAGCGGGACCACCGGGTCGTGGTGATGGTGATGGTCGGCACCGTCCACGAACTCATGGCCCACCACGCCCGCCGCCCCCGCCGGGCCCGCCCGGAAGAGGTCTCGGCCGAGCTGACCCAGCTGGGGCTCGCCATGCTCGGAACCGAATCGGCCGGCTGA
- a CDS encoding carboxymuconolactone decarboxylase family protein, whose protein sequence is MDARLNLFTGPTAGKALKHFMAAGKAIKESPLPAATQELVALRVSQINGCAFCIDMHTKDATAAGESPVRLHLVAAWREATVFTDAERAALEVAEEGTRIADAAGGVGDEVWAAAAKHYDEEQLTALVVLIAFMNTANRLNIIAQQPAGDYEPGRFH, encoded by the coding sequence ATGGACGCGCGACTGAACCTCTTCACCGGCCCGACCGCCGGCAAGGCCCTCAAGCACTTCATGGCGGCGGGCAAGGCGATCAAGGAATCGCCGCTGCCTGCCGCGACGCAGGAACTGGTGGCACTGCGCGTGAGCCAGATCAACGGCTGCGCCTTCTGCATCGACATGCACACCAAGGACGCCACCGCCGCCGGTGAGAGCCCGGTACGCCTGCACCTGGTGGCGGCGTGGCGGGAGGCCACGGTCTTCACCGACGCCGAACGGGCCGCCCTGGAGGTCGCGGAGGAGGGGACCCGGATCGCGGACGCGGCCGGCGGGGTCGGCGACGAGGTGTGGGCCGCCGCCGCCAAGCACTACGACGAGGAACAGCTCACCGCCCTGGTGGTCCTGATCGCCTTCATGAACACGGCGAACCGGCTGAACATCATCGC